The genomic region GCCGATCATGACCGCGGTGCTCGTCCTGCCGCTGTACGAGCCCGTCCGCCTCGCCGAGGACATGGTCGTGCTCGACATCATCAGCAGCGGCCGGGTGAGCCACGTCCTCGCCGTCGGCTACCGGCCGGAGGAGTACGAGCAGCTCGGGGTCGACTGGTCACGGCGCGGCGAGATCATGGAGGAGCACCTCACCACCCTCCTGCGGGCGTGGACCGGCGAGCCCTTCGAGCACGCGGGGCGGCGGGTCCGGGTGACCCCCCGACCGCTGAGCGACCCCCATCCGCTGCTGATGTACGGCGGGGGATCGACCGCCGCGGCCCGCCGGGCGGCCCGGTTCGGCCTCGGGTTCTTCCCGCAGCACGCCGACCCGGAGCTGGCCGACGTCTACCGGGATGAACTCGACCGGCACGGCCACGACGGCGGGTTCGTCATGACGCCGCCCGATCGCACCGGGACCTACCTGTGCGCGGACGATCCCGACCGCTTCTGGGCCGAGCACGGTGAGCACCTCCTGCACGAGGCGCGGAGCTACACGAGCTGGCAGCAGGGTTCGCGCTCGGCGGTGCTCGACACCTCTCGCACGGTTGAGGAGATGCGCGAGGCCGGCATCTACCGGGTGTGCACGCCGGACGAGCTGGTCGCCGAGGTCCGCGCCGCGGGCGATGGGGCGACCGTCACCTCCCACCCGCTCATCGGTGGCCTGCCTCCGGAGGTGGGCTGGCGCAACCTCGAGCTCCTCGCCGAGCAGGTGATGCCCGCCGTGCGAGGCTGACCACACGCTCGCGGCCGAGCATCGGCCGTCCGCTCAGTCCGGCTGGTCGGACCCCCCGGACACTCGATGCGCATCGAGCCCGACCGCGTCGGCGCTGGCCTCCCACAGCCGA from Actinomycetota bacterium harbors:
- a CDS encoding LLM class flavin-dependent oxidoreductase translates to MFIARYDLRAPAGGPASRADLFRAALDQAAWCEQHHFDMVVLSEHHGVDDGYLPSPLVLATAMAARTSSLPIMTAVLVLPLYEPVRLAEDMVVLDIISSGRVSHVLAVGYRPEEYEQLGVDWSRRGEIMEEHLTTLLRAWTGEPFEHAGRRVRVTPRPLSDPHPLLMYGGGSTAAARRAARFGLGFFPQHADPELADVYRDELDRHGHDGGFVMTPPDRTGTYLCADDPDRFWAEHGEHLLHEARSYTSWQQGSRSAVLDTSRTVEEMREAGIYRVCTPDELVAEVRAAGDGATVTSHPLIGGLPPEVGWRNLELLAEQVMPAVRG